In Cupriavidus taiwanensis, the following are encoded in one genomic region:
- the pgeF gene encoding peptidoglycan editing factor PgeF translates to MRAAPDPAWLVPDWPAPARVRALSTTRQGGVSQGPYGLAGGMPGGLNLGTHVGDDPADVARNRARLAACLPSMPQWLEQVHGCAVATADHVAAASGNVPQADASLAIAPGHVCAVMTADCLPVLLCDAQGTVVGAAHAGWRGLCNGVIEATLARMQAAAGGAAMRWLAWLGPAIGPDAFEVGAEVREAFLAQARPGEQAAVAAAFRAGAPGKYLADIYALARTRLARAGCVDIHGGDACTVADADRFYSYRRDGVTGRMASLVWLAD, encoded by the coding sequence ATGCGCGCGGCGCCTGATCCCGCCTGGCTGGTCCCCGACTGGCCGGCGCCGGCGCGCGTGCGCGCGCTGTCGACCACGCGCCAGGGCGGGGTCAGCCAGGGGCCTTACGGGCTGGCCGGCGGCATGCCGGGCGGCCTGAACCTGGGCACCCACGTCGGCGATGATCCGGCCGACGTGGCGCGCAACCGCGCACGGCTGGCCGCATGCCTGCCGTCGATGCCGCAATGGCTGGAGCAGGTGCATGGCTGCGCGGTCGCCACCGCCGACCATGTCGCGGCAGCGAGCGGCAACGTGCCGCAGGCCGATGCCAGCCTGGCGATTGCGCCGGGCCACGTCTGCGCAGTGATGACGGCCGATTGCCTGCCGGTATTGCTGTGCGATGCGCAGGGGACGGTGGTGGGTGCCGCGCATGCGGGCTGGCGCGGCCTGTGCAACGGCGTGATCGAGGCCACGCTGGCACGGATGCAGGCAGCCGCCGGCGGCGCTGCGATGCGCTGGCTGGCCTGGCTGGGACCGGCGATCGGCCCCGATGCCTTCGAGGTGGGCGCCGAGGTGCGCGAAGCCTTTCTGGCGCAGGCACGTCCCGGCGAACAGGCCGCGGTTGCCGCGGCGTTCCGCGCCGGCGCCCCGGGCAAGTACCTTGCCGACATTTATGCGCTGGCGCGTACGCGGCTGGCGCGCGCGGGCTGCGTCGACATCCATGGCGGCGATGCCTGCACCGTGGCCGATGCCGACCGCTTCTACTCCTACCGGCGCGACGGCGTGACCGGGCGCATGGCCAGCCTGGTCTGGCTGGCCGACTGA
- the phaC gene encoding class I poly(R)-hydroxyalkanoic acid synthase, translating to MATGKGAAASTQEGKSQPPKFTPGPFDPATWLEWSRQWQGTEGDGHAAASGMMAGIPGLDSLAGVKIAPAQLADIQQRYMKDFAALWQALAEGKPDGTGPLHDRRFAGDAWRNNVPYRYAAAFYLLNARALTELADAVEADAKTRQRIRFAISQWVDAMSPANFLATNPEAQRLLIESGGESLRAGVRNMMEDLTRGKISQTDETAFEVGRNVAVTEGAVVYENEYFQLLQYKPLTAKVHARPLLMVPPCINKYYILDLQPESSLVRHTVEQGHTVFLVSWRNPDASMASRTWDDYIEHAAIRAIEVARDISGQDQINVLGFCVGGTIISTALAVLAARGQHPAASLTLLTTLLDFTDTGILDVFVDEGHVQLREATLGGGAGAPCALLRGLELANTFSFLRPNDLVWNYVVDNYLKGNTPVPFDLLFWNGDATNLPGPWYCWYLRHTYLQNDLKVPGKLTVCNVPVDLGSIDVPTYLYGSREDHIVPWTAAYASTALLKNQLRFVLGASGHIAGVINPPAKKKRSHWTNDALPASPQQWLAGATEHPGSWWPDWSAWLASHAGARRAAPAEYGNARYPAIEPAPGRYVKAKA from the coding sequence ATGGCGACCGGCAAAGGTGCGGCAGCTTCCACGCAGGAAGGCAAGTCCCAACCACCCAAGTTCACGCCGGGGCCATTCGATCCAGCCACCTGGCTGGAATGGTCCCGCCAGTGGCAGGGCACTGAAGGCGACGGTCACGCGGCCGCATCCGGCATGATGGCCGGCATCCCGGGCCTCGATTCCTTGGCAGGCGTCAAGATCGCGCCGGCGCAGCTGGCCGATATCCAGCAGCGCTACATGAAGGACTTCGCCGCGCTGTGGCAGGCGCTGGCCGAGGGCAAGCCCGACGGCACCGGCCCGCTGCACGACCGCCGTTTTGCCGGCGACGCCTGGCGCAACAACGTGCCGTACCGTTATGCCGCCGCCTTCTACCTGCTCAACGCACGCGCACTGACCGAGCTTGCCGACGCCGTCGAGGCCGACGCCAAGACCCGCCAGCGCATCCGCTTTGCGATCTCGCAGTGGGTCGATGCGATGTCGCCCGCCAACTTCCTCGCCACCAATCCAGAAGCGCAGCGCCTGCTGATCGAATCGGGCGGCGAATCGCTGCGTGCCGGCGTGCGCAACATGATGGAAGACCTGACGCGCGGCAAGATTTCTCAAACCGACGAGACCGCTTTCGAAGTGGGCCGCAATGTCGCGGTGACCGAAGGCGCGGTGGTCTACGAGAACGAGTACTTCCAGCTGCTGCAGTACAAGCCGCTGACCGCCAAGGTCCATGCGCGCCCGCTGCTGATGGTGCCGCCCTGCATCAACAAGTACTACATCCTCGACCTGCAGCCGGAAAGCTCGCTGGTGCGGCATACGGTGGAGCAGGGCCATACGGTATTCCTGGTGTCGTGGCGCAACCCTGACGCCAGCATGGCGTCGCGCACCTGGGACGACTACATCGAGCACGCCGCCATCCGCGCCATCGAAGTCGCGCGCGACATCAGCGGCCAGGACCAGATCAACGTGCTCGGCTTCTGCGTCGGCGGCACCATCATTTCCACCGCGCTCGCGGTGCTGGCCGCACGCGGGCAGCATCCCGCGGCCAGCCTGACGCTGCTGACCACGCTGCTGGACTTTACCGACACCGGCATCCTCGATGTCTTCGTCGACGAGGGCCACGTGCAGTTGCGCGAAGCCACGCTGGGCGGCGGTGCCGGTGCGCCGTGCGCGCTGCTGCGCGGGCTGGAGCTGGCGAACACGTTCTCGTTCCTGCGCCCGAACGACCTGGTGTGGAACTACGTGGTCGACAACTACCTGAAGGGCAATACCCCGGTGCCGTTCGACCTGCTGTTCTGGAACGGCGACGCGACCAACCTGCCGGGCCCGTGGTACTGCTGGTACCTGCGCCACACCTACCTGCAGAACGACCTGAAGGTGCCCGGCAAGCTCACCGTATGCAATGTGCCGGTGGACCTGGGCAGCATCGACGTGCCGACCTATCTCTACGGCTCGCGCGAGGACCATATCGTGCCGTGGACCGCGGCCTATGCCTCGACCGCGCTGCTGAAGAACCAGCTGCGCTTCGTGCTGGGCGCGTCCGGCCATATCGCCGGCGTGATCAATCCGCCGGCGAAGAAAAAGCGCAGCCACTGGACCAACGACGCCTTGCCGGCGTCGCCGCAGCAATGGCTGGCCGGCGCCACCGAACACCCCGGCAGCTGGTGGCCGGACTGGTCGGCATGGCTGGCCAGCCATGCCGGCGCCAGGCGCGCCGCGCCAGCCGAGTACGGCAACGCGCGCTACCCTGCGATCGAACCCGCGCCTGGGCGATACGTCAAAGCCAAGGCCTGA